The following proteins are encoded in a genomic region of Stutzerimonas balearica DSM 6083:
- the xseA gene encoding exodeoxyribonuclease VII large subunit, which produces MLNDPFQRLNLDREVLTVSQLNNRARLLLEDVFAQIWVEGEISNLARPASGHVYFTLKDKNAQVRCALFRQNALRVRQALRDGLAVKVRGKVSLFEGRGDYQLILDSVEPAGDGALRLAFEALKDKLAAEGLFAAERKRRLPAHPCRVGIVSSPTGAVIRDIVSVFRRRAPQVELTLIPTAVQGREATAQIVRALALADAQGFDALILARGGGSLEDLWCFNEEAVARAVAACRTPIVSAVGHETDISIADFVADVRAPTPSAAAELLAPSSADLQQRLSALQQRLLLRMRERLRHETLRLDGLSRRLRHPGERLQQQAQRIDDLEQRLLRAIDRRLCAGQERLARLETRLAAQHPGRSLHLLRQRLEHLAQRLPRAMRAALGTRQQHLQGLAQTLHIVSPLATLGRGYSILLDERGRAIRRAEQTQPGQRLKARLGEGELDVRVEDNHLQPTTLPLL; this is translated from the coding sequence ATGCTCAACGATCCCTTCCAGCGCCTGAACCTCGACCGCGAAGTTCTCACCGTCAGCCAGCTCAACAACCGTGCACGGCTGCTACTCGAGGACGTCTTTGCGCAGATCTGGGTCGAGGGCGAGATTTCCAACCTGGCGCGCCCGGCGTCCGGCCACGTCTATTTCACGCTCAAGGACAAAAACGCCCAGGTGCGCTGTGCGCTGTTCCGGCAGAACGCCTTGCGGGTGCGTCAGGCCCTGCGCGACGGGCTTGCAGTCAAGGTGCGCGGCAAGGTCTCGCTGTTCGAGGGCCGCGGTGACTATCAGTTGATTCTCGACAGTGTCGAGCCGGCCGGCGATGGCGCGTTGCGTCTGGCTTTCGAGGCGCTGAAGGACAAGCTCGCGGCCGAGGGGCTGTTCGCTGCCGAGCGCAAGCGCAGATTGCCGGCCCACCCCTGCCGCGTCGGCATCGTATCGTCGCCGACCGGCGCAGTGATCCGCGACATCGTCTCGGTTTTCCGCCGCCGCGCGCCGCAGGTGGAGCTGACCCTGATTCCCACCGCCGTGCAGGGCCGCGAAGCCACCGCGCAGATCGTCCGCGCCCTGGCGCTGGCCGATGCGCAGGGCTTCGACGCACTGATTCTCGCGCGCGGCGGCGGCTCGCTCGAAGACCTCTGGTGCTTCAACGAGGAAGCGGTGGCACGCGCGGTGGCGGCATGCCGGACACCGATTGTCAGCGCCGTGGGTCACGAGACCGACATTTCCATCGCCGATTTCGTCGCCGACGTGCGTGCGCCGACACCGTCGGCCGCCGCCGAGCTACTGGCGCCCAGCAGTGCCGACCTGCAGCAGCGCCTGAGCGCTCTGCAACAACGTCTCTTGTTGCGCATGCGCGAGCGCCTGCGTCACGAGACGCTGCGCCTGGACGGCCTGAGCCGCCGGCTGCGCCATCCCGGCGAGCGCCTGCAACAACAGGCCCAACGCATCGACGACCTTGAACAACGGCTACTGCGCGCCATCGATCGCCGGCTGTGTGCGGGGCAAGAGCGCCTGGCCCGGCTGGAAACGCGCCTGGCAGCGCAGCACCCGGGGCGCAGCCTGCACCTGCTGCGCCAACGCCTCGAACATCTCGCCCAGCGCCTGCCCCGCGCCATGCGCGCAGCGCTCGGCACGCGCCAGCAGCACCTGCAAGGCCTCGCCCAGACCCTTCATATCGTCAGCCCGCTGGCCACGCTCGGCCGCGGCTACAGCATCCTGCTCGACGAGCGCGGCCGGGCAATCCGCCGCGCCGAGCAGACCCAGCCGGGCCAGCGCCTTAAGGCACGCCTGGGCGAAGGCGAACTGGACGTGCGCGTCGAGGACAACCATCTGCAACCGACCACGTTGCCGCTACTCTGA
- a CDS encoding sugar ABC transporter ATPase has product MQPNQIIVVPRISSVPGREARARRLLRWLVERRIVEALPTTCGPGARTMAYAIGDGARQVVEHPERLPFGLAINGLEIVTERCIYTPTCDFAEEAGCPQCRREIGTVLFDSLEVWMPGETDNFTCPECGFEDDINGFLFIPACAFSDLAFVFNGWADVGFVPAFVEAFAERLGFPCAQVRVDG; this is encoded by the coding sequence GTGCAGCCGAACCAGATCATCGTGGTGCCAAGAATTTCCAGCGTGCCGGGGCGCGAGGCGCGGGCGCGCAGGCTGCTGCGCTGGCTGGTCGAGCGGCGTATCGTCGAGGCCTTGCCGACCACCTGCGGGCCTGGAGCGCGGACGATGGCCTATGCAATCGGCGATGGCGCTCGGCAGGTCGTCGAGCATCCCGAGCGGCTGCCGTTCGGCCTGGCGATCAATGGCCTGGAGATCGTCACCGAGCGTTGCATCTATACGCCGACCTGCGATTTTGCCGAAGAGGCCGGTTGCCCCCAGTGCCGGCGGGAGATTGGCACAGTGTTGTTTGACAGCCTGGAAGTGTGGATGCCCGGCGAAACAGACAACTTCACTTGCCCGGAATGCGGCTTCGAGGACGATATCAACGGCTTCCTGTTCATTCCGGCCTGCGCCTTTTCCGATCTGGCGTTCGTCTTCAACGGCTGGGCCGACGTTGGCTTCGTACCGGCATTTGTCGAGGCGTTCGCCGAGCGGCTGGGCTTCCCGTGCGCACAGGTGCGAGTCGACGGCTGA
- the guaB gene encoding IMP dehydrogenase, whose translation MLRISQEALTFDDVLLIPGYSEVLPKDVSLKTRLTRGIELNIPLVSAAMDTVTEARLAIAMAQEGGIGIVHKNMSVEQQAAEVRKVKRHETAIVHDPVTVSPDTKISDLLRKARELGFSGFPVVSGKELVGIVTGRDLRFMPNTGDTVAAIMTPKDRLVTVQEGTSLEEIKAKLYEHRIEKMLVVNANFHLRGLVTFRDIEKAKSYPLASKDEQGRLRVGAAVGTGADTEERVAALAAAGVDVVVVDTAHGHSRGVIDRVRWVKENFPQVQVIGGNIATAEAALDLVKAGADAVKVGIGPGSICTTRIVAGVGVPQISAIANVSAALEGTGVPMIADGGIRFSGDLSKAIVAGANAVMMGSMFAGTEEAPGEVELFQGRSYKAYRGMGSLGAMAQAQGSSDRYFQDSSAGAEKLVPEGIEGRVPYKGALSAIIHQLMGGLRASMGYTGSATIDEMRTRPQFVRITGAGMAESHVHDVQITKEAPNYRVG comes from the coding sequence ATGCTGCGTATCAGCCAAGAAGCCCTGACTTTCGATGACGTTCTCCTGATCCCGGGATATTCCGAGGTCCTGCCCAAGGATGTCAGCCTCAAGACCCGCCTGACCCGCGGTATCGAGCTGAACATTCCGCTGGTCTCGGCGGCCATGGACACCGTGACCGAAGCCCGCCTGGCCATCGCCATGGCGCAGGAGGGCGGCATCGGCATCGTCCACAAGAACATGAGCGTCGAGCAGCAGGCGGCCGAGGTGCGCAAGGTCAAGCGCCACGAGACGGCCATCGTTCACGACCCGGTCACCGTCTCGCCCGATACCAAGATCAGCGACCTGCTGCGCAAGGCCCGCGAGCTGGGTTTCTCCGGCTTTCCGGTAGTGTCCGGCAAGGAACTGGTGGGGATCGTCACCGGCCGTGACCTGCGCTTCATGCCCAACACCGGCGACACCGTGGCGGCAATCATGACCCCGAAGGATCGACTGGTCACGGTCCAGGAAGGCACTTCGCTCGAAGAGATCAAGGCTAAGCTGTACGAGCATCGCATCGAGAAGATGCTGGTGGTCAACGCCAACTTCCACCTGCGCGGCCTGGTCACCTTCCGTGATATCGAGAAGGCCAAGAGCTACCCGCTGGCCTCGAAGGACGAGCAGGGCCGCCTGCGCGTGGGCGCCGCAGTCGGTACCGGCGCCGATACCGAAGAGCGCGTCGCGGCGCTGGCCGCCGCTGGCGTCGACGTGGTCGTTGTGGATACCGCCCATGGCCATTCCCGCGGCGTGATCGATCGCGTTCGCTGGGTCAAGGAAAACTTCCCGCAGGTACAGGTGATCGGCGGCAACATCGCCACCGCCGAAGCCGCGCTTGACCTGGTCAAGGCCGGCGCCGATGCGGTCAAGGTCGGCATCGGCCCGGGTTCGATCTGCACCACCCGCATCGTCGCCGGCGTCGGCGTTCCGCAGATTTCCGCCATCGCCAACGTCTCCGCCGCGCTGGAAGGCACCGGTGTGCCGATGATCGCCGATGGCGGCATCCGCTTCTCCGGCGACCTGTCCAAGGCCATCGTCGCTGGCGCCAATGCGGTGATGATGGGCTCGATGTTCGCCGGTACCGAAGAGGCGCCGGGCGAGGTCGAGCTGTTCCAGGGACGCTCCTACAAGGCCTACCGCGGCATGGGCTCGCTCGGTGCCATGGCCCAGGCGCAGGGCTCCTCGGACCGCTACTTCCAGGATTCCTCGGCCGGTGCCGAGAAGCTGGTTCCCGAAGGCATCGAGGGCCGTGTGCCGTACAAGGGCGCGCTGTCGGCGATCATCCACCAGTTGATGGGCGGTCTGCGTGCTTCGATGGGCTACACCGGCTCGGCGACCATCGATGAGATGCGTACGCGGCCGCAGTTCGTGCGCATCACCGGTGCCGGCATGGCCGAGTCGCACGTGCATGACGTGCAGATCACCAAGGAAGCGCCGAACTACCGCGTCGGTTGA
- the guaA gene encoding glutamine-hydrolyzing GMP synthase — protein sequence MAHPDIHAHRILILDFGSQYTQLIARRVREIGVYCELHPWDMSDEDIRAFAPRGIILAGGPESVHEQGSPRAPQAVFDLGVPLFGICYGMQTMSEQLGGKVQGSDVREFGYARVDLVGKSRLFDGIEDHMDDDGVFGLDVWMSHGDKVTDIPQGFHILASTPSCPIAAMGDDTRGYYGVQFHPEVTHTKQGGRILSRFILEICGCEALWTPSNIVEDAIAQVRAQVGDANVLLGLSGGVDSSVVAALLHRAIGDQLTCVFVDNGLLRLHEGDQVMAMFAENMGVKVIRADAEAQFLANLEGEADPEKKRKIIGRTFIDVFDAEASKLPNIQFLAQGTIYPDVIESAGAKSGKAHVIKSHHNVGGLPEEMNLKLVEPLRELFKDEVRKIGLELGLPYDMVYRHPFPGPGLGVRILGEVKKEYADLLRRADDIFISELRKADWYHKVSQAFVVFQPVKSVGVVGDGRRYAWVVALRAVETIDFMTARWAHLPYELLEKVSNRIINEIEGISRVTYDVSSKPPATIEWE from the coding sequence ATGGCTCATCCTGACATCCACGCCCACCGCATCCTGATCCTCGACTTCGGTTCCCAGTACACCCAGCTGATCGCCCGTCGCGTGCGCGAGATCGGCGTGTATTGCGAACTTCATCCCTGGGACATGAGCGACGAGGACATCCGTGCCTTCGCCCCGCGCGGCATCATCCTCGCCGGTGGGCCCGAGTCCGTGCATGAGCAGGGCAGCCCGCGCGCACCGCAGGCGGTGTTCGACCTCGGCGTGCCGCTGTTCGGCATCTGCTACGGCATGCAGACGATGTCCGAGCAGCTCGGCGGCAAGGTACAGGGCTCGGATGTTCGCGAGTTCGGCTATGCGCGCGTCGATCTGGTCGGCAAGTCGCGGCTGTTCGATGGCATCGAGGATCACATGGACGACGACGGCGTGTTCGGCCTCGACGTCTGGATGAGCCACGGCGACAAGGTCACCGACATCCCGCAGGGTTTCCACATCCTGGCCAGCACGCCGAGCTGCCCGATCGCCGCGATGGGCGACGACACCCGCGGCTACTACGGCGTGCAGTTCCACCCCGAAGTGACCCACACCAAGCAGGGCGGGCGCATCCTGTCGCGCTTCATTCTCGAGATCTGCGGTTGTGAAGCGCTGTGGACGCCGTCCAACATCGTCGAGGACGCTATTGCTCAGGTGCGTGCCCAGGTGGGCGACGCCAACGTACTGCTCGGCCTGTCCGGCGGCGTGGATTCCTCGGTGGTCGCGGCGCTGCTGCACCGCGCCATCGGCGACCAGCTGACCTGCGTATTCGTCGACAACGGTCTGCTGCGCCTGCACGAAGGCGACCAGGTGATGGCCATGTTCGCCGAGAACATGGGCGTCAAGGTCATCCGGGCTGACGCCGAGGCGCAGTTCCTGGCCAACCTCGAAGGCGAGGCGGACCCGGAGAAGAAGCGCAAGATCATCGGTCGCACCTTCATCGACGTGTTCGATGCCGAGGCCAGCAAGCTGCCGAACATTCAGTTCCTCGCCCAGGGCACCATCTACCCGGACGTGATCGAGTCGGCCGGTGCCAAGAGCGGCAAGGCTCACGTGATCAAGTCGCACCACAATGTCGGCGGCCTGCCCGAGGAAATGAACCTCAAGCTGGTCGAGCCGCTGCGCGAATTGTTCAAGGACGAGGTACGCAAGATCGGCCTCGAACTCGGCCTGCCCTACGACATGGTCTACCGCCATCCCTTCCCGGGCCCGGGCCTGGGTGTGCGCATCCTCGGCGAGGTGAAGAAGGAATACGCCGACCTGCTGCGTCGCGCCGACGACATCTTCATCAGCGAGCTGCGCAAGGCTGACTGGTACCACAAGGTCAGCCAGGCCTTCGTGGTGTTCCAGCCGGTCAAGTCGGTAGGGGTGGTCGGTGATGGTCGCCGTTACGCCTGGGTCGTGGCCCTGCGCGCAGTGGAAACCATCGACTTCATGACGGCACGCTGGGCGCACCTGCCCTACGAGCTGCTGGAAAAGGTCTCCAACCGCATCATCAACGAAATCGAAGGCATCTCGCGCGTCACCTACGACGTCTCGAGCAAGCCGCCGGCGACCATCGAGTGGGAGTGA